AATTATAGAGAGCTACTTCTATCCCATTTGCTGCTAAACCCCCGAATCCCAATGTTGTGCTGCTGATGAGATTTTTTATAAGTGGCATGACATTTGCCATTTGCTGATAAACTATGTATTTACCCTTAATTCGAGCAATTTCATAGCCAAAAGCAAATAATAATTCATCGTGTGAATACCATTCCATTGCTTCTAAATTCACACCAATCATCGGCTTTTCTACGCCTATAGCATAGGACTCAATACATCCATGACCTCGAAACAGGTATAATTCTGGCTGTGGGGACAAATCTAAAATCTGACATGTTTCTACAAATGCATCATACAATTTCGGAAAGTTTCGCGGTGTGACTCTAAATTCACAGCCGATGGTTTGCATTCTCAGTAAACGATCAATTCCATATTCGTTTACCTTCTTCAACAATAAAGGCAGCCCAGGCATTTTATTCAAAGAAGCTAAAGCTTTCTGATCAAAAGGATGCTGGTAACTTGTTATATTTAATCCGTCAAATACTTTTCGTGTCATTAAATTATCATCCTTTTTGCCAAAACTGCTGTAAAATTTCCCCTGGTTTCCTATCCCAAGTGTCAATATGCTGATATATCAAGCCATCTAAATTAAATTGATACGTGGAATAACCATTAAAAAATAATTTCGCCTTCCAGGGAACACGCAATACACCCCGCACTGTCCATTTAGCTAAAATCGTATCTTCGGCTGACTGCTCAACTTCATGTACATCAAAGTAAATTTCGCTAAAAAATAGCCGTGCATGAAATCGCAGCGTCCAAAAAATAATCCGATAGTTAAATTTATATTTAAATGTATTTACTGGGTCTTGAAAATAGATATCCTTGCTATATATAGCATAGGAGATATCTTTCTCAAAAAGTGTCGGTAAATCATGTTTGAGAGTTGCTATTACCTGTTCTACCTGCATTGTATTCCCCACACCTGCTTAAACAAGATTCCTCAAAAACCTCTCCACCCGTTGCCAAATTGAAGATGTCCTCCTACTAATTACACCACCTCTACTTAAATCCGACAAGGTGGGATTGGTTCACCTAACTCGGCAAAAAGTCAAGACGCATCAAGATTTGATAACAAATGTTGGGAAGTGGTGCAGTCTCTTAACAAGATTTAATATTGATTTAACCCAATACAGTTCAGTTAGGCTCGAATGATATACACTGTAGGGGCACGGCATCCAAAATTTTTTGTTCTAATGACAATTTTATTCGTGCCGTGCCCCTACGACAATTTTCCTTAACTGAACTGTATTGTGATTTAACCGGGGCATTTTTTGACAATTTATCAATCAAAAATCGCTTAAACCCTGAAGCAATAGGATTTGTGGATTCACTACCAATGCTGTTTGGTATCACAACAAGTTTGTGCTATGAATCAACCCATTTTTGTAATTTCGTGAGATAATAAGATTGTGAGGTAAAGAACGGACATATCTTCAAGAGAAAGGGGGAAAATATGAAACTCCACTTTTTAGCGGCTCTAGCCTTAGCTACTCCCCTAGTTTTTATTAGCTCAGTACAAGCTGGGAATCCACGAGATTTACAAAGGCTGTTGACCACTCGTGAATGTGTAAGTTGCGATTTATCGGGAGTTAACCTCAGTGGCGCTCATTTAATTGGTGCTGACCTCAGAGGCGCAAATCTTCAAGGAGCAGACCTGACAAAAGCTAACCTAGAAGGTGCTGACCTAACTGGCGCAAACTTGCATGGTGCAAACTTAACTTCAGCTTATGTAACCAATGTGAATTTGAAGCTAGCCAATCTCAACGAGGCTAATTTAACTCGCGCTACAATTCATGATTCTAATGTCTACAAAGCATCAATGAACAATCTCAATATCACTGGTGCGGAAATATTTAACACCGGAATCGGTATTGGTGGTGAGGATGCACAACTTCCCGATTGGAAATAGGCTCAACTAAGTGCTGGTGTTCTCAAATTTATAGATTTTATAGCTCTTATAGCTCGTAGTTGCGCTTTAGCGGTTTAGCACAACTACGAGCTTATCAGTTAACACATTTTTCACCTAACCCTTTGATTAAGGCAGGTGTCCATACCATAAAAAAGCTTATTTGTCTAGGCAATTTGAATACAGAAGAACTTATATTACAGATTTAATATCAATCCATGTGGGTTAATTGACGATCGCAGCTTAAGATAGCTTTAATATCAGATAAAATCAGCTTTTATGCCTGTATAAGTCAGCAACCCAGCCCTAAAGGGACTGAGCTTGTAAGAGAAATCAAGCAAGATGTGCTGACCAGACCACCTAGCAATAGGTAGCCGTTATTTGAGTCACGACACCTCGGAATGCGTTCGCCCTTGGCGTTGCCGAAGGCTAGCTAGTTCCCTGCTCTGTCGCTTGTGATTAAACAGTTCTAAGGTCACTGGAACAGTGTTGCAAGCCTAACAAGCTCTTATAACTGGTCGAAGCTAACTTTACCCCGAAAGGGTGGCTCCTGGCTGCGCCACGCTGCGCGAACGGAGCAAAACCATTATGCGTACAGGATTGGGAGATTTGAAATGGTAATTGTCCCATTGAAAGTGCAATACAAAAGCACACCAAATTAAACAATCCCAAGGCGGTAATGGATCAACAAGATTAACTGCGACTAAAGTCGCCGAGTCGTTTCCCTCTCAGGTCTAAAGACGCTGAGTTTCCCACATCCCACGAGGTTCTATGAAAGGTGGACTGATTTTTGCATGATTTGTGCTTGCATGAGTACGATTATGGGCAACTGACATGGTATGGGATAATCGCAACATCAGGGTTCGAGTTGATTTAAAAAACAGAACTCAGAAAAGCGCTGATTTTAATATCTCCTACCGCCTTTCGACTTCTATCCGCCTACAGACTTTCTACCTTGTAGTTGATGAAGTAGTGGCTAAGGAGCAATTATGGTGATAGGACACTAAAACCCTTGGACGAAACTCAGTTGTGCTGATGCTCTCTCTCGCGCATCACCTAATCAACAGCCTTTTGCTTGTCATTGTCCGGATTAGACAAACTCAACTGTCACAATTTAATGGGAGCGAAAATGCCAGAATCAGATTTTACAGAAACCAAGACTCCAGAGGCAACCATGCCAGATATCAACAACCAAACAGGAACTATAACCAAGCTCCAGCCTCCGGCGCAGTCTCAAGAGCAATGGTTAAAATACGGTGAGCAAATTTCTGCTTTTTTAGGGACACTACCCGAATACCTGGGAAGCTTCTTTAATCAATACAAGCAGCCCTTAATTTCCGTTGGTTTAATAGTCGGAGCAATTGTCGCCGTTAAGGTACTCTTGGCGATATTGGATGCTTTGAATGATATTCCCTTAGTAGCACCTACCTTTGAGCTGATTGGTATTGGTTACTCTAGCTGGTTTGTCTATCGCTATTTACTCAAAGCCTCAACCAGACAAGAGTTAACTCATGAAATTACAACACTCAAATCACAAGTTGTTGGTAAAGAAGCTTAGGGAGCATCATCTGTTACGGATGTAGTGCAAAACGTAATTTTGCAGCCTAATGGGGCTGAACATTGCGCCTGCTTTCTATGAATGCTGGTGAAAGTGGTCAAGTGGAACTCTCAAACAACTTGACCGCTTTCACTTTTAGGGTTATAGAGGCGATCGCACAATGTTTTGAGATGGAAAGGCTTCCAATCTGCCGGTGCGTACCAAAGCTTGATGAATCATAGCCGCTACCTCAGCACGGGTAGCTTCTTTGTTGGGAGCAAAAACTTTTGGATCGGGATAGTTAACTACAAGACCATTGGCTGTAGCCGCTGCTACCTTCTCAGTAGCATATTTAGGGATATCTTTGGCATCTTGATAGATATTTAAAACTTTGTCAGCAGCACCAGGTGCTTTCAAATTCAACCCTGTCACCAGGGAAACTAAAACCTGTACCCGCGTAATCTTTTGTTCTGGTTTGAACGTTTCATCAGGGTAGCCTGATAAAAATCCGCTACCGATGGCTTTGTTAATTACTGGAGTTGCCCAGAATTTTGCTGCAACATCCTTAAATTCTATTGCCGTTTTGCCAAGGTCTTTGTCAAAGGCTTGTTCTAGTATAGCAGCAAATTCCGCACGGTTAACAGCCTGATTGGGTCTAAAGGAATAATCTGGAAAACCTTTTATAATACCACGAGAAGAAAGAACATTAATAAAACGCCCTCCCCAGAAATCATTGGGTACATCGTTAAACGCAATTGGTGGGGGAATGGTTGACTTCTTCTTTGCGGGAATTACTAAAGAAAATTGTACTTTATTGGCCTTGACAGCAGGTGCTACAGGTGCTTTACTTTGCAAATCATCGGGGGTGACGTTGGTAGATGGTAATACTGGGGCAGGAGTCACCAAGTTAGTTACAAATGGAGCCGTGCTAGGTTCGGTAACAGGCGTAGTTATTGGCGTTGGTGAATCCTTGCGGTTAGGATCTGCATTTGCTTCCCCATTCCGAACAGAACCCGCTGCTGGATTTGGCTGTAGGCTCTCCATCGGAGTCGAGGGAGGAGGTGACAGCAGGTTTAAGTTCCAGCCTTCGTCCCGACGGGAAAATGACCAAAACAGAATTGCGCCGATAGTAGTGAAAGCAACCAGAACGGCGATAAATTCATCAAAGCCAAGGGCAGTGGTTCCAGATGACTTAGGATCGGTAGGAGGTATATTTGTCATCGTAAGTTACCCCGATAGCAGTGTAATTTGCATATAACCTCAATTAAGCCATAGATGACTGTTTTACACCACTCCCTGTTTGATACAAAAAATAAAAAGTTATATCATGTTCGGTTGATCGCTTATAACCCACATTCCGCACTTCAAAATGTATTATCTCTGTTTTCAATAAAAATTTCTAATAATGTTCAAGATATTAAGTATTAATACTAGCTTAAGTCGGATTCTATGTTATTGATTTAACCATCACTAAACAGGTTTTGGAAATCTATGCGTATTACACGATGAAGTGCGGAAAGCCGGGTGAAAAATTATTCCTACTTACTTTACATTTATTAATAAATTGGTTGGAAAAATTCACGATATTCTTAAACACAAACATCTACTTTTATGCATTTATTTTTATTTCATCATAGAAATAAAGTTTTGATGAATATACGTAAATCAGGTTTTTTTTTAACCGTGAATAGATTCTTCTCTTTGCAATTCGTAATTGTGAACAAAATTGTCAGTTTGGCTATTTTCAAGCATTCTCGACTATTCGGAGTTTTTCGGAGGATTGGTTTTGGGATTACCTAAAGAAAATACTGAGATTAAGTGCTTGACAACTTAAAATAAGAAGGTAATATGATAAATATACCGAGATAAATCAAGGATTAAGAATGTATTGTGAATGTAATAGGAGGTATGCATCTGATGATGTTTATGTAGCGAACGATTTATCGCTGTCAGCTTTTGTGAAATTTTGAATGGGTATTCCATTTTGGACGCGCTGTATTAGTCTGCGATTCTGCAGCAATTATTTGTCAAGCCAAATGTAATTGACGGCTTGTATCCTGAAGTAATTGGCAATTTGTTGTAATTGCTCTTTGGCGCTTTTGGCTTTTGGTCACAAACAATATATCTATCGGCTTCTGTTGTTCAGAAAGCGCTTTTTAGGCTGCGAAAATTATTTGGATTAAACCTTATTCGCTACTTTGAGGTAGTGATAAGAGTTTAATTGACTGCTGTTTTACAGTGGGTAATTTTCTGTAATTCTATTTGGCGAAAGTTTCCTATGCTGAGTGCGGGTTATACGTATTCCGCGCTGAGTGAGATTCTTTCCGTGATTACGGTGCCTGACGGGTAGGTAATGCGGCAGTCTGCAGCTAGTTGCTACAGGTGTATTTTCGACAAAAAAATCTCACATTCTTTGTAAGCTTTACCTAATAGGACTTTCAAATGAAAAAACCTGCTCTTCTCATAGCCCTGTCAACACTCGCATCTGCGAGCATTTTTGCTCCTTCTTCTGCCCACGCCTTTGAACTTAGTACAACACAAAAGTTACAACTAGTTGCAACACAAGCACAAGCTCAGGATTTATTTTTTCTCTCTGGATTTTTAGATGGTGAGACTAAAAATCAGGGAATACAGAGTGGATTTTTGAATTCGTCAAGCTTTTCTTTAAACCCACAAGGAACAATTAAGGACACAGATTATACTGCTAACTATCTTGGAACTTTTGACTCCAACAGTGACCTAGTTAATTGGACTATGACAGGAAACTATGGACAAAGGGCATGGAGTAGTTCTGGTACTGCTAAATTTCAAAATAATAATGAAGAAATAATTTGGAATAGCAATGGTTCTATTAACCCCGACTGGGAAGTGAAAGGCGGGTTGAAAATATCTTTAGGTGGAAACCAACCGCTTAAGTATGATTTCAGTTTAGGCGGGGGAATAACTGATAAGGTTGGCAACAGAGGAGGAAAGTATGATTTATTGGGAAGCATTAGTAAAGATTCTGAAAACGGCTTTTCCACTGGTATAAAAGGAAAATATGAGGAGACAAATAAAGGCACTTCCAAACAGATTCAAGTTGAAAGCAAAACTAATAAAAATGGAACTACTATTACCGTACAAGCTAAAGCTAGTAGCGTACCGGAACCTCTTACCATCTTAGGTTCAATAACAGCACTCGGATTCGGTATTGGCTTTAAATGTAAACAAGCCAAAGCAGCCCTAACAAAAAAGATATCTTAAACAAGTCTGGAATCTCCTATGAATCTGAGGGGGTGACAAAACCCTTTGAACCAAAGACGCAGTAAGGGTTTTGAACGCTTGTGCCATGAAAAGATCAACATCATTTCTCGGCTTTATTGATTCCATTCTCAATAATCACAGCCCAAAAGTCTGATTTTTCTGTTGGGATAGGTTCCCAATTTGTTTTGAGCGTTTCAAGGCTCACCCTCAATACGGTTCGGTTAAGGCTAAAAAATAAAAATGTGTAGGTTGGGTTGAGGAACGAAACCCAACATTTGCGAGGGTTTGTTGCGTTTCACTTCCCTACGGGACGCTACGCGAACGTTCAACCCAACCTACGAATATTCTTAACCGAACCGTATTGGGCTCACCCTTTGATAATCCTTATTTGATAAGGCTTTGAGACTAAGTTGTCACCCCCTCAGCAATAATAGTATGTCTACCCTGACGCAGAATCGCCGTATAGGGAGGTCATTTCAGGAATTTGTTCAAAGAAGCATGGCGTACCCTAATGAAAACTGGTATTTGTTTGCCTCTCCTGCTAGACAGGCGCAGAGCGGTGTGGCTTCTGTTAGACCTGACTTTACAGAGAGAGTAACTAATCTTGATGCTGCGGGTAATGTACGATCTGACGACCAGGGTAGCTTTGTCGAAGTTAAAGCTACTGGAGCTGTTCTCAACTTAAGTTACTATCGATATCAAATCTTAGGTCATATCGATGCTGTTTCACGGCGCCCAGCAGCAAGATTTGGTAGAGGTGCTGCACGTGTTTTGTTCATTACTACATCAGATACTACTGCTTCACCTCCTGACACTATAGCAGAGGCAAATAGGCTAGGCATCGGAATTTGGAAAGCGATTGTCTGTACAACGGCTCAACCTGGTGGGTTATTACAAGTGGGTCCAGCCGTTCCATTAAATCCAGAGATTTACGCGCCAAATATACCATCACCAGTTTCGCCAGGTGTTCTTAATGACTTAGCGTTACCCGGAACTGCTCCAGCAGGTTTAGAAGATGCAGAGGGAGGATATTAGTGACTAAAAATAGTTCACTACAACGACTTAACAAGCGACAGGTTCGTGCTTATATTAAAGATAATGATTGTTCCCTCGACACATCCCTAAATTCTCAAACACCAACCGACTTACTATTTGTTTTTGATAAAATTTATCGATGTACTGATGGAAAAATTTTGGCAGTCAGTAAGGCTGGCACTGGCAATCTCTATGGCTCGACTAGAGATTGGCAATCTGAGCTTGATAAGTTAGTTGAACTTGGGAAACGCGAACCAGTTCACATTCTTTACAATCAAATCCCCAGTCCGGAGCGATTCATCCAGGAGATTCCATATCTAGTTTCAAATTTGGCTAGAGAACTTGAACTAGATTTGTCCGAGATGAATAAGACTCTGGAAAGTCTATTAATTGTAGATCAAGTCATTGAAAGCAAAAACCGACAAGGTTATATCGATGATAGTAGTAACAGAAAAATTTTAGGTTCGCTGATAGCGTATGTTGGAGAGGTGGTCAAAACAGCTATTGATGGACAGTGGCTAATCAAACGAGATAATAATGGCTCAGGTTGGGAACCAGTAATTGTTGGTTCAAATGGCAAAACTTCTTCATTTTGCGTGATGGTGTTTGATGAACTTTATGAAGCAGAGGAAAGTAGTTTCTATGATATTGCCTCACTGTTAATCGAAGCTCATCAACAGTGAATTAATTATATATTGATCCCAGATATGACCAAAAACCTGCAATATGTATGTCATTAAGAAGCATAAACGAGTAACTTTAGCGATTAAAGCTGTTCAACAACAGAACACTTTGGTTGCTATTATCACGTATCTTTTGGCAAGGCACAGCATTGCTGTGCCCCTCACTAAATTTAGACAAATGGGAAATTACTCCCCACTAGGAATTGTTGACGGCTCAATTTGTGGTATCTCTGGCGTCGGTACTGGTTGAGGATTGAGAAATTCTCGCCAAGTGCGGATTTGCTCCCGTGCTGCACTGTAAGCAGAAGTACCTCGTGGTATTAACTTGGCAGTTTCAATCCCTCTGGTCATATCTGACTCACCTTGGGAACGCGCTATATCCAACAATTGCTGACTCCATTGGTCAATGGCTATATTGGCATCCATGCGTAAGATGCTACGCTTGGGCACCCG
The Gloeotrichia echinulata CP02 DNA segment above includes these coding regions:
- a CDS encoding CAAD domain-containing protein; the protein is MGAKMPESDFTETKTPEATMPDINNQTGTITKLQPPAQSQEQWLKYGEQISAFLGTLPEYLGSFFNQYKQPLISVGLIVGAIVAVKVLLAILDALNDIPLVAPTFELIGIGYSSWFVYRYLLKASTRQELTHEITTLKSQVVGKEA
- a CDS encoding pentapeptide repeat-containing protein, with translation MKLHFLAALALATPLVFISSVQAGNPRDLQRLLTTRECVSCDLSGVNLSGAHLIGADLRGANLQGADLTKANLEGADLTGANLHGANLTSAYVTNVNLKLANLNEANLTRATIHDSNVYKASMNNLNITGAEIFNTGIGIGGEDAQLPDWK
- a CDS encoding DUF2358 domain-containing protein, which gives rise to MGNTMQVEQVIATLKHDLPTLFEKDISYAIYSKDIYFQDPVNTFKYKFNYRIIFWTLRFHARLFFSEIYFDVHEVEQSAEDTILAKWTVRGVLRVPWKAKLFFNGYSTYQFNLDGLIYQHIDTWDRKPGEILQQFWQKG
- a CDS encoding S-layer homology domain-containing protein, with protein sequence MTNIPPTDPKSSGTTALGFDEFIAVLVAFTTIGAILFWSFSRRDEGWNLNLLSPPPSTPMESLQPNPAAGSVRNGEANADPNRKDSPTPITTPVTEPSTAPFVTNLVTPAPVLPSTNVTPDDLQSKAPVAPAVKANKVQFSLVIPAKKKSTIPPPIAFNDVPNDFWGGRFINVLSSRGIIKGFPDYSFRPNQAVNRAEFAAILEQAFDKDLGKTAIEFKDVAAKFWATPVINKAIGSGFLSGYPDETFKPEQKITRVQVLVSLVTGLNLKAPGAADKVLNIYQDAKDIPKYATEKVAAATANGLVVNYPDPKVFAPNKEATRAEVAAMIHQALVRTGRLEAFPSQNIVRSPL
- a CDS encoding PEP-CTERM sorting domain-containing protein, translating into MKKPALLIALSTLASASIFAPSSAHAFELSTTQKLQLVATQAQAQDLFFLSGFLDGETKNQGIQSGFLNSSSFSLNPQGTIKDTDYTANYLGTFDSNSDLVNWTMTGNYGQRAWSSSGTAKFQNNNEEIIWNSNGSINPDWEVKGGLKISLGGNQPLKYDFSLGGGITDKVGNRGGKYDLLGSISKDSENGFSTGIKGKYEETNKGTSKQIQVESKTNKNGTTITVQAKASSVPEPLTILGSITALGFGIGFKCKQAKAALTKKIS
- a CDS encoding M48 family metallopeptidase, whose product is MTRKVFDGLNITSYQHPFDQKALASLNKMPGLPLLLKKVNEYGIDRLLRMQTIGCEFRVTPRNFPKLYDAFVETCQILDLSPQPELYLFRGHGCIESYAIGVEKPMIGVNLEAMEWYSHDELLFAFGYEIARIKGKYIVYQQMANVMPLIKNLISSTTLGFGGLAANGIEVALYNWIMMSRLTTDRAGLLACQNIDVAITSLMKLAGLPSDYLNADTIADFQTQAREFSNINLDNLDQITKIFSFMEYRFPWSVMRAAELLKWVDSGEYEKLMQAENYSEPKDEPKDAVENTEDSADWNFMSSW